A genome region from Chitinophagales bacterium includes the following:
- a CDS encoding DUF433 domain-containing protein, producing the protein MNWKNHITSDKDILLGKPIIKGTRISVELILDLFSSGWDEKMILESYPTLSQDDIKAVQAKTDIKAK; encoded by the coding sequence ATGAATTGGAAGAACCATATCACATCTGATAAGGACATATTGCTGGGCAAGCCTATTATTAAGGGAACAAGAATTTCAGTTGAGCTTATTTTAGACTTGTTTTCTTCTGGTTGGGATGAAAAAATGATTCTTGAAAGTTATCCTACACTTTCACAAGATGATATTAAGGCTGTTCAGGCAAAAACAGATATTAAAGCAAAGTAA
- a CDS encoding LD-carboxypeptidase: protein MEIKANKKRPATIERGDKIGILSTARKITQSELAPALKTIEEFGFVPILGKSIGAEDHQFAGTEAIRAKNLQDFIDDPEIKAILCARGGYGTAQLLDKVDFSALKQNPKWIIGYSDITALHLHLNKTLNIQSMHASMPLNFKDNSTIALSSIFLSIQGVYPEYNFPAHPLNKTGSIEAELIGGNLSVIYSLQGGMAEIDCKDKILFLEDLDEYLYHIDRMMLNLKLSGKLQQLEGMIIGGMTDMNDNAIPFGRDAERIISDYVKDYDYPVAFNCPAGHIDDNRALIMGSEIQLRVKNSKTKLKFL from the coding sequence GTGGAAATTAAAGCAAACAAAAAAAGACCGGCAACAATAGAAAGAGGGGATAAAATCGGCATTCTTAGCACTGCCCGAAAAATCACCCAAAGCGAATTGGCTCCTGCATTGAAAACTATTGAGGAGTTTGGGTTCGTTCCCATTTTGGGCAAAAGCATTGGTGCAGAAGATCATCAGTTTGCGGGAACGGAAGCGATAAGGGCAAAAAACCTTCAGGATTTTATAGATGATCCAGAAATCAAGGCCATACTTTGTGCGAGAGGTGGATATGGAACAGCACAGCTACTCGATAAGGTAGATTTTAGCGCTTTAAAACAAAACCCCAAATGGATCATTGGCTACAGCGATATTACTGCTTTGCATTTGCATTTGAATAAAACGCTGAACATCCAAAGCATGCACGCTTCCATGCCCCTAAATTTTAAGGACAATTCCACAATAGCACTGAGCAGCATTTTCCTGAGTATTCAGGGCGTTTATCCCGAGTACAATTTCCCTGCACATCCATTGAACAAAACCGGAAGTATTGAAGCCGAATTGATTGGTGGAAACCTAAGTGTAATTTACAGTCTGCAAGGCGGAATGGCAGAAATTGATTGCAAGGATAAAATCCTGTTTTTGGAGGATTTGGACGAATACCTTTACCATATTGACCGCATGATGCTGAACTTAAAATTGTCGGGCAAACTTCAACAATTAGAGGGAATGATCATTGGCGGAATGACGGATATGAATGACAATGCCATTCCTTTTGGCCGGGATGCCGAAAGGATTATCAGCGATTATGTCAAGGATTATGATTACCCGGTGGCCTTTAATTGCCCTGCCGGACATATTGACGACAATCGCGCATTGATTATGGGATCTGAAATCCAATTGCGAGTCAAAAATTCTAAAACAAAACTAAAATTTCTATAA
- a CDS encoding YkoF family thiamine/hydroxymethylpyrimidine-binding protein: MEASIEISLYPLSENYKDVIVEFLKSLKSKNANLRIETNGLSTQIFGEYDALMKLLQGEMKKVLEENKAVFILKLSSGMRTPESVEGLLG, from the coding sequence ATGGAAGCGAGTATCGAAATCAGCCTTTATCCATTGAGCGAAAATTACAAAGATGTGATTGTCGAATTTTTAAAATCACTAAAAAGTAAAAATGCCAATTTGCGGATAGAAACCAATGGTCTCAGCACCCAGATTTTCGGGGAATATGATGCATTGATGAAACTGCTTCAGGGAGAAATGAAAAAGGTTTTGGAGGAGAATAAAGCCGTATTTATTCTAAAACTCAGCAGTGGAATGCGCACGCCTGAGTCTGTTGAGGGTTTGTTGGGATAG
- a CDS encoding O-methyltransferase — MNFFPEELQEYCEKHSSKEDEVLYELNRKTHLDVLKPRMLSGQHQGVFLQMLSHMIQPIQILEIGTYTGYSAICLAKGLKENGQLHTIDINEELKDLAAEYFQKAELEKKIKQYTGNALEIIPKIEAEFDLVFIDADKINYSNYYDLVLPKLRKGGFILADNVLWSGKVLEANSDKDTEALKAFNEKITKDPKVENVLVPIRDGVMVLRKI; from the coding sequence ATGAACTTTTTCCCCGAAGAACTACAAGAATACTGTGAAAAACACAGCAGCAAAGAAGATGAGGTATTGTACGAGCTCAACCGCAAAACCCATTTGGATGTACTGAAACCCCGCATGTTGTCCGGTCAGCATCAGGGTGTGTTTTTGCAAATGCTATCACATATGATTCAGCCCATACAGATCCTTGAAATCGGCACCTATACCGGCTATTCCGCCATTTGCCTGGCAAAAGGACTAAAGGAAAATGGACAATTGCACACCATAGACATCAATGAGGAATTGAAAGACCTGGCTGCTGAGTATTTCCAAAAAGCTGAATTGGAGAAAAAAATAAAGCAATACACCGGAAATGCGCTGGAAATCATCCCCAAAATAGAGGCCGAATTCGATTTGGTTTTTATTGATGCCGACAAAATCAATTACAGCAATTATTACGATTTAGTATTGCCCAAGCTGAGAAAAGGCGGGTTCATATTGGCCGACAATGTTTTGTGGAGCGGCAAGGTGCTGGAAGCAAATTCCGACAAGGACACCGAAGCACTCAAAGCCTTTAATGAAAAAATCACAAAAGACCCTAAAGTGGAAAATGTATTAGTACCTATTCGAGATGGGGTGATGGTATTGCGTAAGATTTGA
- a CDS encoding T9SS type A sorting domain-containing protein produces MKNLISTFILSIALSMFAFGQVTITQDNFPRPIVFIDTFYSVSSPQNPLPSEGANQQWDYSNFPLTDMFGSEYFDASADVNFPNAHHKQELNISFQGFPLEGFQYFKFEANGWGLIGKHTNAVEYSLQAVSSPNDTLYFPENIDVYTGEVNSLEFPATYQTNWSGTRYETTPFALTVSSFGLQNDPGERIRSISDNRDVVGYGKLIIPDDNGDPSSELDVLLIKSVQTVVDSYFLMGSPAPQQLLDAFQLTQGASSTSSAYLFYMPDYGKPIMRLGVNGMGTGISSVGFRPDAARTKTTSLSELSFDNSLDIYPNPVNAGQSIMINFNTLVENAEISLMDIAGRKVHHDNINLAMEFTKFNVPDLSPGVYILNVSAQNGALNKNSKILIE; encoded by the coding sequence ATGAAAAATTTAATTAGCACTTTTATCTTAAGCATTGCTCTAAGCATGTTTGCTTTTGGGCAAGTAACAATTACCCAAGACAATTTCCCACGACCAATTGTCTTTATTGATACTTTTTATTCTGTATCCAGTCCTCAGAATCCATTGCCTTCAGAAGGCGCCAATCAACAATGGGACTATTCCAACTTTCCGCTCACAGATATGTTTGGATCGGAATATTTTGATGCTTCTGCCGATGTGAATTTTCCCAATGCACATCACAAACAAGAACTAAACATTAGTTTTCAAGGATTTCCTCTCGAGGGCTTTCAATATTTTAAATTCGAAGCAAATGGATGGGGTTTAATAGGCAAGCATACAAATGCTGTGGAATACTCCCTACAAGCAGTATCCAGTCCCAATGATACGCTCTATTTTCCGGAAAATATTGATGTCTATACTGGAGAAGTAAATAGTCTGGAATTTCCGGCTACTTATCAGACGAATTGGTCTGGAACGCGATATGAGACAACGCCATTCGCACTTACCGTAAGCAGCTTCGGGCTTCAGAATGATCCAGGAGAAAGAATTAGAAGTATTTCTGACAATAGGGATGTTGTTGGATATGGTAAATTGATTATACCGGATGATAATGGAGATCCTTCCTCTGAATTGGATGTTTTGTTGATTAAATCAGTTCAAACAGTAGTGGATTCTTATTTTCTAATGGGCTCACCCGCTCCTCAACAATTATTGGATGCATTCCAACTGACTCAAGGAGCCTCATCTACCAGTTCTGCCTATCTTTTTTATATGCCTGATTATGGAAAACCTATAATGAGATTGGGTGTAAATGGAATGGGTACGGGCATTTCAAGTGTTGGCTTTCGACCAGATGCAGCAAGGACTAAAACAACCTCTTTGAGCGAATTGAGCTTTGACAATTCACTGGATATTTATCCAAATCCGGTAAATGCAGGACAATCAATTATGATAAATTTCAATACCCTGGTTGAAAATGCCGAAATTTCTTTAATGGATATTGCAGGCCGAAAAGTACATCATGACAATATCAATTTGGCTATGGAATTCACAAAATTCAATGTTCCCGATTTAAGCCCGGGAGTTTATATCTTGAATGTAAGTGCCCAAAATGGTGCGCTCAATAAGAACTCCAAGATATTGATCGAGTAA